ATATCGTCACCAATCCTTTCCGACGCCCTCGGGTAAATACGAATTTGCCTGTCGGGGCCTGTCGTATCCAGGCGTTCCTGAACTTCCGGAATACCATAACCCTCCTTATCTCGCCCGCTCCGATTCCGATTACCCGTTTATCCTTATCACCGGCGGGAGGAAAAAGCATTTTTTCAACTCCAGGTATCTCAATGTCTCACGGCTGAGGAAAAAAATTTCAGGGCCGCACATGGAGATATCCCCCACGGATGCTGATCGATTAAAAGTGGGAAACGGTAATTGGGTCAATGTAGCTTCCCGCATCGGTTCAATTAAAATCCAGGTTAAGGTTCTGGAAGAAGGAAAAATCCTTCCGGGATTCGTTCAAATTACTCATGGATGGGATGCGGCGAATGTAAACCTGCTCGTCGATGATCGGGAACTTGACCCAATAAGCGGATTTCCCAATATGAAGTCGATTCCTGTCAAGATTGAAACCCTTTGAGCAAAGCTGTTTGCGGTTTTGTTAAGTGAATAGCAAGATGGACAACAGACCAGTCAAGATTTCGTGCAGCAGTCTCTGGAAAATTTATGGCCCGCACGAACACCTCTTCTTCGAAGATATAAAAAATGACGGCACCACCGATAGAATCGGCGAGCATGTTCAGGCGGTAAAGGATGTCTCGTTCGATGTCTTCGACGGAGAATTGTTCGTAATCATGGGGCTGTCGGGAAGCGGCAAATCGACTTTGGCAAGATGCATCAATGGGCTGGTGAGGCCTACCCGTGGAAAGGTGGCAGTCGACGGACTCGATCTTTCCACCATGGATGACAAGCAGCTTGTTCAGGTAAGACGTAAAAAAGTGTCGATGGTTTTTCAGCATTTTTCTTTGTTTCCTCATAAAACCGTGCTCGAAAATGTGGTTTTCGGCCTTGAGGTAAGAGGGGAGATGAAACGAGCATACAGGGAAAGAGGAATGGAAATGCTGAATCGGGTCGGTCTTTGTGGATGGGAGCACAGCTATCCCAAGGAATTGAGCGGTGGAATGCAGCAGCGTGTAGGTCTTGCCCGTGCCCTGGCGCCGGACCCTGAAGTTCTGGTTATGGATGAACCCTTCAGTGCCCTTGATCCATTGATTCGGCGCCAGATGCATGAAGAGTTCATCCGGATCATGTCGACGACCAAAAAGACCATTGTCTTTATCACCCACGACCTCAATGAAGCGGTAAAGCTAGGCTCAAGAATCGC
This window of the uncultured Desulfosarcina sp. genome carries:
- a CDS encoding betaine/proline/choline family ABC transporter ATP-binding protein (Members of the family are the ATP-binding subunit of ABC transporters for substrates such as betaine, L-proline or other amino acids, choline, carnitine, etc. The substrate specificity is best determined from the substrate-binding subunit, rather than this subunit, as it interacts with the permease subunit and not with substrate directly.), giving the protein MDNRPVKISCSSLWKIYGPHEHLFFEDIKNDGTTDRIGEHVQAVKDVSFDVFDGELFVIMGLSGSGKSTLARCINGLVRPTRGKVAVDGLDLSTMDDKQLVQVRRKKVSMVFQHFSLFPHKTVLENVVFGLEVRGEMKRAYRERGMEMLNRVGLCGWEHSYPKELSGGMQQRVGLARALAPDPEVLVMDEPFSALDPLIRRQMHEEFIRIMSTTKKTIVFITHDLNEAVKLGSRIAIMKDGEIKQIGTPEEIVCAPCDGYVESFVRDLNRENFIPVGKIMKKPEMTISESQCVEEMLDSMREGGKKQAFLIDGDGRLLGRLDVEELGAIPKKKGPHLNRGSVKSAPKISPDQPIGSLIPLVAEYDCTIAVVDENDKLIGEVTRTQLLKTIQWNPN